In Nocardioides jishulii, the DNA window TGGGACCTCGCCTGGAGCCGACCGGGCGACCCCGACGCCCCCACCGGGGTGCGTGGACGCCTGGTCTTCGGCCCGGTCCTGGGAGGACGGGCGGTCCAGGACGTCTGGACGGTCCCGTCCACGAGCCCGCCGCAGCCCGGTCACGGGTTCTGCGGATCCACGATCCGTTTCTTCGATCCGCAGATCGGCGCGTGGCGCTCCACGTGGGTCGAGCCCGTCAACGGATGGGTCCGGACGTTCATCGGTCGCGAGGTCGGCGGCGAGATCCACCTGGTGAGCCTCGAGGAGCCGCCGCTGCTGCGCTGGCGCTTCACCGAGATCACGCAGGAGCGTTTCGTCTGGCTGGGGGAGTACTCCGACGACGAGGCCCGCACGTGGCGGCTGGAGGAGCGCATGGTCGCCCAGCGGACCACGGGGCGTGAGGTCGCGACGAACGTGAGGTCCTCCGGGAATGAACCCAGTGATTGATGGTTGAACCAGTCATGAAGAAGCTGGGATTCCTCAACTTCGGACACTGGTCCGACTCGCCGCACTCGCAGGTGCGCTCTGCCGCCGACACCCTGCTCCAGTCGATCGACCTCGCGGTCGCGACCGAGGAGCTGGGAGGTGACGGTGCCTACTTCCGGGTGCACCACTTCGCCCGGCAGCTCGCCTCGCCCTTCCCGCTGCTCGCGGCGATCGGGGCGAAGACCGAGCGCATCGAGATCGGCACGGGCGTCATCGACATGCGCTACGAGAACCCCATGTACATGGCGGAGGACGCCGGAGCCGCCGACCTGATCTCGGGTGGCCGGCTCCAGCTCGGCATCAGCCGGGGATCACCGGAGCAGGTCGTCGACGGCTGGCGCTACTTCGGCTACGCCCCCGCCGAGGGGGAGGACCACGCCGCGATGGCGCGTCGCCACACGGAGGTCTTCCTCGAGGTGCTCAAGGGGGAGGGGTTCGCCCAGCCCAACCCGCGGCCGATGTTCCCCAACCCGCCCGGCCTGCTCCGGGTCGAGCCGCACTCGCCCGGCCTGCGCGAGCGCATCTGGTGGGGTGCCGCCTCGGAGGCGACGGTCCGCTGGACCGCGCGCATGGGGATGAACCTGATGAGCTCCACGCTGGTGGCCGACGAGACCGGCGAGCCCTTCCACGTGCAGCAGCGCCGCCAGATCGAGGCCTTCCGTGAGGAGTGGGCCGCCGCGGGCCACGACTGGGAGCCGCGGGTCTCGGTGAGCCGCTCGATCATGCCGATCACCACCGACCTCGATCGGGCCTACTTCGGCGGTGACGCCAACAGCCGTGACCAGGTCGGGCAGATCGAGCCGCAGCTGCGGGCGGTCTTCGGGCGCTCGTACGCCGCGGAGCCCGACGTGCTCGTCGAGCAGCTCGCCCAGGACGAGGCGCTCCAGCTCGCCGACACCGTGCTGCTGACCGTGCCCAACCAGCTCGGCGTCGACTACAACGCCCACCTCCT includes these proteins:
- a CDS encoding LLM class flavin-dependent oxidoreductase; protein product: MKKLGFLNFGHWSDSPHSQVRSAADTLLQSIDLAVATEELGGDGAYFRVHHFARQLASPFPLLAAIGAKTERIEIGTGVIDMRYENPMYMAEDAGAADLISGGRLQLGISRGSPEQVVDGWRYFGYAPAEGEDHAAMARRHTEVFLEVLKGEGFAQPNPRPMFPNPPGLLRVEPHSPGLRERIWWGAASEATVRWTARMGMNLMSSTLVADETGEPFHVQQRRQIEAFREEWAAAGHDWEPRVSVSRSIMPITTDLDRAYFGGDANSRDQVGQIEPQLRAVFGRSYAAEPDVLVEQLAQDEALQLADTVLLTVPNQLGVDYNAHLLESLITQVAPGLGWR